One window of Tenacibaculum maritimum NCIMB 2154 genomic DNA carries:
- the argS gene encoding arginine--tRNA ligase has product MNIQNLIETKVKEGFLSLYQVAIPSVEFQATRKEFEGDITVVVFPLLRYKKGNPVQIGEDLGNYLVAAIPEVTNYNVVKGFLNLVIDDRFYTDFFNSIHTNVNYGLQATAKNEQAMLVEYSSPNTNKPLHLGHVRNVLLGYSVSEIIKASGKKVYKTQIINDRGIHICKSMLAWQKFGHGATPESTGLKGDKLVGNYYVKFDQEYKKEIADLIAHGHPEETAKKEAPLFLEAQEMLRKWEAGDKEVVALWEMMNGWVYTGFDVTYKNIGVDFDKLYYESNTYLLGKDIIEEGLSNGVFYKKEDGSVWCDLTSDGLDEKLVLRSDGTAVYMTQDIGTAVQRSKDMPDVNGMVYTVGNEQDYHFKVLFLILKKLGYSWAEQLYHLSYGMVDLPSGKMKSREGTVVDADDLMDEMTGTARSISQELGKLEGYSEEEKEKLYKIIGLGALKYFILKVDPKKRILFDPKASVDFQGNTGPFIQYTYARIQSILRKATFDYSKECTVALHEKEKELIKQLTLYPETIQLAAANYSPALIANYTYELVKEFNSFYQNVSILGEEDQNKKIFRVQLAKKVADTIKSAFSLLGIQVPERM; this is encoded by the coding sequence ATGAATATTCAAAATCTAATAGAAACCAAAGTAAAAGAAGGATTTTTATCCTTATATCAAGTAGCAATCCCATCGGTAGAATTTCAGGCTACTCGTAAAGAGTTTGAAGGTGATATTACTGTAGTCGTTTTCCCTTTATTAAGGTATAAAAAAGGGAATCCTGTTCAAATTGGAGAAGACTTGGGAAACTATTTGGTAGCTGCTATTCCGGAAGTTACAAATTATAATGTGGTAAAAGGTTTTTTAAATTTAGTGATTGACGATCGCTTTTATACGGATTTTTTCAATAGCATTCATACAAATGTAAATTACGGACTGCAAGCTACTGCTAAAAATGAACAAGCAATGCTCGTGGAATACTCCTCTCCTAACACTAATAAACCATTACATTTGGGGCATGTTAGGAATGTATTACTAGGGTATTCTGTTTCTGAAATTATCAAGGCTTCTGGTAAAAAAGTATATAAGACTCAAATTATTAATGATCGAGGAATTCACATCTGCAAATCAATGCTTGCATGGCAAAAGTTTGGCCATGGAGCAACTCCTGAATCAACAGGTTTAAAAGGGGATAAACTGGTTGGTAATTATTATGTGAAGTTTGACCAAGAGTATAAAAAAGAAATTGCCGACTTAATAGCTCATGGACACCCTGAAGAAACTGCTAAAAAGGAAGCGCCTTTATTTTTAGAAGCACAAGAAATGCTTCGTAAATGGGAAGCTGGTGATAAAGAGGTGGTGGCTTTATGGGAAATGATGAATGGCTGGGTATATACTGGTTTTGATGTTACTTATAAAAATATTGGGGTTGACTTTGATAAGTTATATTATGAAAGTAATACTTACTTATTAGGTAAAGATATTATTGAAGAAGGATTGTCAAACGGTGTTTTTTATAAGAAAGAGGATGGCTCTGTATGGTGCGATTTAACGAGTGATGGCTTGGATGAAAAACTGGTGTTGCGTTCTGACGGAACGGCTGTTTATATGACACAAGATATTGGAACGGCTGTGCAACGCTCTAAAGATATGCCTGATGTTAATGGTATGGTATATACGGTTGGTAATGAGCAAGATTATCATTTTAAAGTATTGTTCCTTATCTTAAAAAAACTAGGATATTCATGGGCTGAGCAATTATACCACTTAAGCTATGGAATGGTTGATTTGCCTTCTGGAAAAATGAAATCTCGTGAAGGAACTGTTGTAGATGCGGATGATTTAATGGATGAGATGACAGGAACTGCGAGAAGTATTTCGCAAGAATTGGGTAAATTAGAGGGCTATTCTGAAGAAGAAAAGGAAAAACTTTATAAAATTATTGGGCTAGGTGCCTTGAAATATTTCATCTTAAAGGTAGATCCTAAAAAAAGAATTTTATTTGATCCAAAAGCTTCTGTTGATTTCCAAGGAAATACAGGACCTTTTATTCAATATACCTATGCTCGAATTCAATCTATTTTAAGGAAAGCTACTTTTGATTATTCAAAGGAGTGCACGGTAGCACTACATGAAAAGGAAAAGGAACTTATTAAGCAATTAACTTTATATCCTGAAACTATTCAATTAGCCGCTGCAAATTATTCGCCTGCTCTTATTGCCAACTATACGTACGAGTTGGTAAAAGAATTCAATTCTTTTTACCAAAACGTATCTATTTTAGGAGAGGAAGATCAAAATAAAAAAATATTTAGAGTACAATTGGCAAAAAAAGTTGCCGACACTATAAAATCAGCATTTTCTTTGTTAGGGATTCAAGTTCCTGAAAGAATGTAA
- a CDS encoding YkgJ family cysteine cluster protein has product MDKDLEHLPKLAKEAVKESKKYFATLKKRTPKHLDVLMQELHEEEFEKTDCLTCGNCCKTTSPIFTEKDIERIAKHLRMKVRDFVAQYLERDADDFMVLKTAPCSFLDTTDNTCFIYDVRPKACAEYPHTDRRKFIQIADLTLKNTEICPATYRIIEKLKKRLPLKSNPKIKRK; this is encoded by the coding sequence ATGGATAAAGATTTGGAGCACTTACCCAAACTAGCAAAAGAAGCGGTAAAAGAGAGTAAAAAATATTTTGCTACATTAAAAAAACGTACCCCTAAGCATTTAGATGTATTAATGCAGGAATTGCATGAAGAAGAGTTTGAAAAAACAGACTGCTTAACGTGCGGAAATTGTTGCAAAACAACCAGTCCAATTTTTACAGAAAAAGATATAGAACGGATCGCGAAACATTTACGAATGAAGGTACGTGATTTTGTAGCACAGTATTTAGAGAGAGATGCGGATGATTTTATGGTATTGAAAACTGCACCTTGCTCATTTTTAGATACGACTGATAATACGTGTTTTATTTATGACGTTCGTCCAAAAGCCTGTGCAGAATACCCGCATACCGATAGACGAAAATTTATTCAAATAGCAGATTTAACACTAAAAAACACAGAAATTTGCCCTGCAACTTATAGAATCATAGAAAAATTAAAAAAACGTTTACCGCTAAAATCGAATCCGAAAATAAAAAGAAAATAA
- a CDS encoding carboxypeptidase-like regulatory domain-containing protein, with protein sequence MKKQTYYSVFIFLLYLCHNSFSQNAMGKLRGYIYDAYGFPLVGATAILEGTEKGATTNIDGLFIIENIVPNTYNVTARYVGFEATTAFNIIVKSVGNQPFTFTLKESSNTLNEVLIKNSQVSKPKETPVSFQKLSAVEIATYPGEIMIS encoded by the coding sequence ATGAAAAAACAAACATACTACTCCGTTTTTATATTCCTATTATATTTATGTCATAATAGTTTTTCTCAAAATGCGATGGGAAAACTCCGAGGGTATATTTATGATGCGTATGGATTTCCCTTGGTGGGGGCTACTGCTATTTTAGAGGGTACCGAAAAAGGAGCTACTACCAATATTGATGGTCTTTTTATTATTGAAAATATTGTACCGAATACGTATAATGTTACTGCTCGTTATGTAGGTTTTGAAGCTACTACAGCGTTTAATATTATTGTAAAATCTGTTGGAAATCAACCTTTCACTTTTACATTAAAAGAAAGTAGTAATACACTGAATGAGGTTCTTATCAAAAATAGCCAGGTATCCAAACCAAAAGAAACGCCGGTTTCTTTTCAAAAACTTTCTGCGGTAGAAATTGCTACTTATCCGGGGGAAATAATGATATCGTAA
- a CDS encoding sterol desaturase family protein — protein METILAYFETIPSSHRSLILVGGISFFWIIEGAVPLFDFKYKKWKHAIPNLFFTGTTIIINVALAFLLLRTADWVTVTNFGIINWLPEMPLWLYALLGVLLLDFFGAYLAHFTEHKIKLLWMVHLVHHTDHKVDTTTANRHHPLESIIRFAFTLLGVFIVGTPIAIVMLYQSMSLIFTQLTHANIKMPRKLDKLLSYFIVSPDMHKVHHHNLLPYTDANYGNIFSIWDRLLGTYMELDREKIVYGVDTFPNEVKNGEIKELLKQPFQGYRRPTNIEEL, from the coding sequence TTGGAAACAATACTAGCTTATTTTGAAACCATTCCATCAAGTCATAGAAGTCTGATTTTGGTAGGAGGAATCAGTTTTTTTTGGATAATAGAAGGCGCCGTTCCCTTATTTGATTTTAAGTATAAAAAATGGAAACATGCAATTCCAAATTTATTTTTTACAGGAACTACAATTATCATCAACGTTGCACTTGCTTTTTTATTACTACGAACAGCAGATTGGGTAACCGTAACTAATTTTGGAATAATTAATTGGTTGCCAGAAATGCCTTTATGGTTATATGCTCTTTTAGGAGTGTTACTATTAGACTTTTTTGGTGCTTATTTAGCACACTTTACAGAACATAAAATAAAATTATTATGGATGGTGCACTTGGTTCATCATACAGATCATAAGGTAGATACAACGACAGCCAATAGGCACCATCCTTTAGAAAGTATCATCCGATTTGCATTTACGCTATTAGGTGTTTTTATAGTAGGCACTCCTATTGCTATTGTAATGTTGTACCAATCAATGTCGTTGATATTTACGCAACTAACGCATGCAAATATCAAAATGCCAAGAAAGCTAGATAAGTTATTGAGCTATTTTATAGTGTCTCCCGATATGCACAAAGTACACCATCATAATTTATTACCTTATACAGATGCTAACTATGGAAACATCTTTTCTATTTGGGATCGACTTTTAGGTACTTATATGGAACTTGATCGTGAAAAAATAGTATATGGAGTTGATACTTTTCCTAATGAGGTTAAAAATGGAGAGATAAAAGAGTTGTTAAAGCAACCATTTCAAGGATATCGAAGACCAACAAATATTGAAGAACTATAA
- the tssD gene encoding type VI secretion system tube protein TssD, with protein MSFVAKLIIENKEIDLLSYRFGFSKKVNEQSRPIQLTSFKGLEMEIEATESIYFEEWMTSERAIEKIELQIFYPYLNGGSKIMTFYDCYLIGFQTTFSNSNEEPMINRLKITSAGVKTPNSELEYTTDWRKTFSITEQYQTPVYETPVNEIQGEETEKQLKEEIIDSWWSSDFEGENKINKASIGETTYFHIKTKNIPDNTELNFNLIDQGVNIIGNKEKITVNYKTNVKNNKVVINLDLDPAWDEVFANEPDVDNLSVKLSWETTLNDIKNPLLTKENDFLEIVKEGHGFTFIIFEEILPSGKITRKVGVPPIKNTSMFFDRIIHGTPSEYFGMEAKAPNSAATIAEHVANNKPSKFLSASTLKSGAPTIEGTLHYIDKNKFEKSGGKIYSTSEIITHLEKYKEGLFTESAKARIDKLINVVKNTEQEVLLEGHVAPDMIKSKGTIRLVKGLRVVAVVGIVLSAYELGKATNESIEEDSSKPIVAEMIRQAGGWGGAIVGAKIGASAGATLSLVSGPGAILCGAIGGLVFGTAGYFGADWIADHINEN; from the coding sequence ATGAGCTTTGTAGCCAAATTAATTATAGAAAATAAGGAAATAGATTTACTATCATATCGTTTCGGATTTAGTAAAAAAGTCAATGAACAAAGTAGGCCTATACAACTAACAAGTTTTAAAGGTCTTGAAATGGAAATTGAAGCTACTGAAAGTATATACTTTGAAGAATGGATGACTAGCGAAAGAGCTATAGAAAAAATTGAACTTCAAATTTTCTATCCTTACTTAAACGGAGGATCTAAAATTATGACCTTTTACGACTGTTATTTGATAGGTTTTCAAACCACTTTTTCCAATAGTAATGAAGAACCGATGATAAACAGGTTAAAAATAACTTCTGCAGGTGTTAAAACTCCAAACTCTGAATTAGAATACACTACTGATTGGAGAAAAACTTTTTCTATTACAGAACAATACCAAACACCGGTATATGAAACACCTGTAAATGAAATTCAAGGGGAAGAAACTGAAAAGCAACTGAAAGAAGAAATCATAGATAGTTGGTGGAGTTCTGATTTCGAAGGTGAAAATAAAATCAATAAAGCTTCTATTGGAGAAACCACCTATTTTCATATTAAAACAAAAAACATTCCCGATAATACGGAGTTAAATTTCAACTTGATAGATCAAGGGGTAAATATTATTGGAAACAAAGAGAAAATAACTGTCAATTATAAAACTAATGTTAAAAATAATAAAGTCGTTATCAATTTAGATTTAGACCCAGCTTGGGACGAAGTATTTGCTAATGAGCCTGATGTAGATAATCTTAGTGTTAAGTTATCTTGGGAGACAACTCTAAATGATATCAAAAACCCGTTACTCACTAAAGAAAATGATTTTCTAGAAATTGTAAAAGAAGGACACGGTTTTACATTTATAATATTTGAAGAAATTTTACCTTCTGGTAAAATAACTAGAAAAGTTGGAGTCCCTCCAATTAAAAACACTTCTATGTTTTTTGACAGAATAATTCATGGTACTCCTTCCGAATACTTTGGAATGGAAGCCAAAGCTCCTAATTCAGCTGCTACAATAGCAGAACATGTAGCAAACAATAAACCTTCTAAATTTTTATCTGCAAGTACACTAAAAAGTGGTGCTCCAACAATCGAAGGAACTCTTCATTACATTGATAAGAATAAATTTGAAAAATCAGGAGGAAAGATTTATAGTACTAGTGAGATTATAACTCATTTAGAAAAATACAAAGAAGGACTTTTTACAGAAAGTGCTAAAGCTAGAATTGATAAACTTATAAACGTTGTTAAAAATACAGAGCAAGAAGTATTATTAGAAGGACATGTTGCTCCAGATATGATTAAATCTAAAGGGACAATACGATTAGTAAAAGGATTAAGAGTAGTTGCCGTAGTTGGAATAGTTTTATCAGCCTATGAGCTAGGCAAAGCTACTAACGAATCTATAGAAGAAGATTCTTCTAAACCAATCGTCGCTGAAATGATTAGACAAGCTGGTGGATGGGGAGGTGCAATTGTTGGTGCTAAAATAGGAGCTTCGGCAGGTGCAACTTTAAGTTTAGTTAGTGGACCTGGTGCTATTCTGTGTGGTGCTATTGGAGGTCTTGTTTTTGGTACTGCTGGTTATTTTGGAGCAGATTGGATAGCAGACCATATAAATGAAAATTAA
- a CDS encoding TonB-dependent receptor plug domain-containing protein — protein MSPSPGGFRNDLIIRGGGANETVYYLDGVEIPNINHFSTQGSAGGPVGLLNVSFMENVNLSSSSFGAQYENPLSGVLQFNQRFGNRNTFAGNVRVSASETALTLEGPLFKSDAKESNTSYLISVRRSYLEFLFKLIGLPIRPNYWDYQYKVTHQLGKNDELHLIGLGSVDDFSVEVPANFDQEQQATLEQAPFIEQKTNTIGLSWKHRFQHSANFIRTVLSNNRLQNTFTRFGDNENEKDPFFVNDAVEQETKLRFAYHSFFKGFTLKTGFNAQISNYQNTTFDERNALHYNSNIRFFKYGAFANLTKSFIANTLDVSMGFRVDADTFTRTRFLDTFSPRIAVSYEFIDTWKMSASVGRYFKIAPYTILGFKNQQGALVNQYSNYTRSDHYVLGLSKAFSKSVSLSLEGFYKNYDDYPVSIRDGVSLANKGAGFEVLGNEPIAMVGKGRAYGLEFLFQQKLTRNFYGILSYTLFYSEFTGLNSNKYLPSVWDSRHLISFTGGYKLPRNWELSSRWRFAGKTPFVPVNVEASTPVYPDILLDYDRLGEEKLNVFSQADVRIDKKWNFSKLSLNLFLEIQNVLFQDIPKAPKFGLYRDANGMVTSPRTLQKIQASNNAPIPVIGIVIDF, from the coding sequence ATTTCGCCTTCGCCTGGTGGTTTTAGAAACGACTTAATTATTCGGGGTGGCGGTGCTAATGAAACGGTGTATTATTTAGATGGGGTTGAAATTCCTAACATCAATCATTTTAGTACGCAAGGAAGTGCTGGTGGCCCTGTTGGTTTGTTAAATGTTTCTTTTATGGAAAATGTAAATTTATCAAGTTCTTCTTTTGGTGCTCAGTATGAAAATCCGCTTTCTGGAGTTTTACAATTCAACCAACGTTTTGGTAATAGAAATACATTTGCTGGCAATGTTAGGGTAAGTGCTAGCGAAACGGCGCTTACTTTAGAAGGGCCTTTATTTAAATCGGATGCTAAAGAAAGTAATACTAGTTACTTAATTTCTGTAAGACGTAGCTATCTTGAATTTCTTTTTAAGTTGATTGGCTTGCCTATACGACCTAATTATTGGGACTATCAATATAAGGTTACTCACCAATTGGGAAAAAATGATGAACTGCATCTTATAGGCCTTGGTAGTGTGGATGATTTTTCTGTTGAAGTTCCTGCTAATTTTGACCAAGAGCAGCAGGCAACCTTAGAGCAAGCTCCTTTTATTGAGCAAAAAACAAATACGATAGGGCTTTCTTGGAAGCATCGTTTTCAACATAGTGCTAACTTTATTCGTACGGTTTTAAGTAACAATAGATTGCAAAATACGTTTACAAGGTTTGGGGATAATGAAAATGAAAAAGATCCTTTTTTTGTAAATGATGCTGTTGAACAAGAAACAAAACTGCGGTTTGCATACCATTCGTTTTTTAAGGGCTTTACATTAAAAACAGGTTTTAATGCTCAAATTTCAAACTATCAGAATACGACTTTTGACGAACGAAATGCTTTGCATTACAATAGTAATATTCGTTTTTTTAAATATGGTGCCTTTGCCAACCTTACCAAATCGTTTATAGCAAATACATTGGATGTTTCTATGGGGTTTAGGGTGGATGCAGATACGTTTACTCGTACGCGTTTTTTGGATACTTTTTCTCCAAGAATTGCTGTTTCTTATGAATTTATAGATACTTGGAAAATGAGTGCTTCTGTGGGTCGTTATTTTAAAATAGCTCCTTATACGATTTTGGGATTTAAAAACCAGCAAGGAGCTTTGGTGAATCAATATAGCAATTATACGCGTTCTGATCATTATGTACTGGGGCTATCTAAAGCGTTTAGCAAATCGGTAAGTCTTTCACTAGAGGGATTCTATAAAAATTACGACGATTATCCTGTTTCTATAAGAGATGGAGTGTCATTAGCTAATAAAGGAGCTGGTTTTGAAGTATTGGGTAATGAACCAATTGCTATGGTTGGTAAGGGGCGTGCTTATGGTTTGGAATTTTTATTTCAACAAAAATTGACCCGTAATTTTTATGGAATCTTGTCATATACGCTTTTTTATAGCGAATTTACAGGTCTTAATTCCAACAAATACCTTCCGTCTGTTTGGGATAGTAGGCATCTTATTTCTTTTACGGGGGGATATAAACTGCCTCGTAATTGGGAGTTAAGTTCTCGATGGCGATTTGCGGGAAAAACGCCTTTTGTTCCAGTAAATGTGGAGGCTTCAACACCTGTTTATCCTGATATTCTTTTGGATTATGATCGTTTGGGGGAAGAAAAACTGAATGTGTTTTCTCAGGCTGATGTTAGAATTGATAAAAAATGGAATTTTAGTAAACTTTCTTTAAACTTATTTCTTGAAATACAGAACGTACTTTTTCAAGATATTCCGAAAGCTCCTAAATTTGGGCTTTATCGAGATGCTAACGGAATGGTAACATCCCCTAGAACATTGCAAAAAATACAAGCGAGTAATAATGCACCTATTCCTGTGATAGGTATCGTTATAGATTTTTAA
- a CDS encoding GIY-YIG nuclease family protein, translating to MIKIYVLRLEDDKYYVGQTKDVEDRFGKHKKGKSSSDWTKLNKPIEIIEIIETRFTELSEAMFLENSITIEFMKKYGWKNVRGGDFCTLDIERLRFLLCKNSDLGNELLPIKNPKRFNLNYHGVFIFVLKLKMGKFFVGTAKNIKLGILKEFNKKGHKWCEMYEPIELVSVKNISKHDKEKHRDLVNNEVVSLMKETNWLKVRGGDYFEPNEIKHRNKVLYNTDIKIDV from the coding sequence ATGATTAAAATATACGTTTTACGACTTGAAGATGATAAATATTATGTCGGACAAACAAAAGACGTGGAAGATCGATTTGGAAAGCATAAAAAAGGCAAATCAAGCTCTGATTGGACTAAATTGAATAAGCCAATTGAGATAATTGAAATAATTGAAACAAGATTTACAGAACTTTCCGAAGCAATGTTTTTAGAGAATTCAATAACGATTGAATTTATGAAAAAATATGGTTGGAAAAATGTGAGAGGTGGAGATTTTTGCACTCTTGACATCGAAAGATTAAGGTTTTTACTTTGTAAAAATTCCGACCTTGGTAATGAACTATTACCAATAAAAAACCCAAAAAGATTTAATCTAAATTATCACGGAGTATTCATTTTTGTACTTAAATTAAAGATGGGGAAATTCTTTGTGGGAACAGCGAAAAATATTAAACTTGGAATACTCAAAGAATTCAACAAAAAAGGTCATAAATGGTGCGAAATGTATGAGCCGATTGAACTGGTTTCTGTGAAAAATATATCTAAACATGATAAGGAAAAGCACAGAGATTTAGTAAACAACGAAGTTGTTTCTTTAATGAAAGAAACAAACTGGTTGAAAGTCAGAGGTGGAGACTATTTCGAACCAAATGAAATTAAACATCGAAATAAAGTTTTGTATAATACGGATATAAAAATAGATGTGTAA
- the lpdA gene encoding dihydrolipoyl dehydrogenase, which produces MKYDVLIIGSGPGGYVTAIRASQLGFKTAVIEKENLGGICLNWGCIPTKALLKSAQVYDYLKHVDEYGLKAEAIDKDFEAVIKRSRGVAEGMSKGVQFLMKKNKIDIIDGFGKVKAGKKVAVTAADGSITEYSADHIIIATGARSRQLPNLPQDGKKVIGYREAMSLPKQPKSMIVVGSGAIGVEFAHFYNAMGTEVTIVEFMPNIVPVEDKDVSKQMERSFKKAGIKVMTNSSVESVATSGEGVKATVKTKKGTEVIEADIVLSAVGIKTNIENIGLEDVGIITDRDKILVNDWYQTNIPGYYAIGDVTPGPALAHVASAEGITCVEKIAGIHTDAIDYGNIPGCTYATPEIASVGLTEEKAKEAGYELKVGKFPFSASGKAKAAGTPDGFVKVIFDAKYGEWLGCHMIGAGVTDMIAEAVLGRKLETTGHEVLKAIHPHPTMSEAVMEAVADAYDEVIHL; this is translated from the coding sequence ATGAAATACGACGTATTAATAATCGGAAGTGGACCTGGAGGTTATGTAACGGCTATTAGAGCCTCTCAATTAGGCTTTAAAACCGCTGTAATCGAAAAAGAAAACTTAGGTGGAATTTGTTTGAACTGGGGGTGTATTCCTACAAAAGCTTTACTAAAATCTGCACAGGTTTATGATTATTTAAAGCATGTTGACGAATATGGCTTAAAAGCTGAAGCTATTGATAAAGATTTTGAAGCCGTTATTAAACGTAGTCGTGGCGTTGCGGAAGGAATGAGCAAAGGGGTTCAATTTTTAATGAAAAAAAATAAAATTGACATCATTGATGGTTTTGGTAAGGTAAAAGCTGGCAAAAAAGTAGCTGTAACTGCTGCGGATGGTAGTATTACGGAATATAGCGCTGATCATATTATTATTGCTACAGGTGCTCGCTCTCGCCAATTGCCTAATTTGCCGCAAGATGGTAAAAAGGTAATTGGATATCGTGAAGCAATGAGCTTGCCTAAACAACCTAAATCTATGATTGTTGTAGGATCTGGCGCTATTGGAGTGGAATTTGCTCATTTTTATAATGCAATGGGAACTGAGGTAACTATTGTTGAGTTCATGCCTAATATTGTTCCTGTTGAAGATAAAGATGTTTCTAAACAAATGGAGCGCTCTTTTAAGAAAGCTGGTATAAAGGTAATGACAAATTCTTCTGTTGAATCTGTTGCTACTTCTGGAGAGGGAGTAAAAGCAACTGTTAAAACTAAAAAAGGAACTGAAGTTATAGAGGCTGATATCGTACTTTCTGCTGTGGGAATTAAAACGAATATTGAAAATATTGGTTTGGAAGATGTGGGAATTATTACTGATAGAGATAAAATTTTGGTAAATGATTGGTACCAAACTAATATTCCTGGGTATTATGCTATTGGCGATGTTACTCCGGGTCCTGCTCTTGCTCATGTTGCTTCTGCAGAAGGAATTACTTGTGTTGAAAAGATAGCAGGAATTCATACTGATGCTATTGATTATGGTAATATTCCTGGTTGTACTTACGCTACTCCTGAAATTGCTTCTGTTGGTTTAACGGAAGAAAAAGCGAAGGAAGCTGGCTACGAATTAAAAGTTGGAAAGTTCCCTTTTTCCGCTTCTGGAAAAGCGAAGGCTGCTGGAACTCCTGATGGATTTGTTAAAGTTATTTTTGATGCGAAATATGGAGAATGGTTAGGTTGCCATATGATTGGAGCTGGGGTTACTGATATGATTGCTGAAGCCGTTTTAGGTCGTAAATTAGAAACTACAGGGCATGAGGTGTTAAAAGCAATACACCCTCACCCTACTATGAGTGAAGCTGTTATGGAAGCTGTTGCTGATGCTTATGATGAAGTGATTCATTTATAG